The segment GAGACCGACCGCAACATCGTGTACCTGGAATCGCGCGGCCTCGAGCCCAGACTTAGTCCGTTCGATCCCATGGCGTTGCTCGACGAGATCCAGCGGCTGGTGCCGGGCTACCAGGTTTCGCGCCTCGATCTGCTGGCCGGCAACGACGTGCCGACCCGGCTCGGCGGGCCGACCGGCAGGCAGCAGGACGCGGCCCATTTGATCCATCCGGCCGACGACAACCTCTTCTCCTCGGGCACGCTCGGCAAGTACTCGAAGGCGTTGAACTCGGTCACCGAGAAGAACGAGGGCGTAAAGCACAGCGAGGTCGCGGCCGATTGATATAGCGGTAGAGACGCCGTCAGGGTGTCTCAGAAAGAGCACGTTGGATTACCCGGACATAGCGACGTTCCTCATCGTCAGCGTGGTGAAAATCGCCATCGTGATCGTGGTCCTGCTGACCGCGGTCGCCTACACGGTCTGGCTGGAACGCAAGCTGGTGGGCCACATCCAGAATCGTTGGGGCCCGTCGCGGGTCGGCCCCTTCGGCCTGTTGCAGCCCCTGGCCGACGGCCTGAAGTTGATCCTGAAGGAAGACCTGACGCCGCCGCACGTGTACCGCCCCATCTACATCCTGGCGCCGATCCTTTCGCTCACCCTGGCCCTGACCAGCATCTCCCTGATCCCCTTCGGGAACTTCCTGCACATCGGCAAGAACATCACTACGCCGCTGCAGATCTCCGACATCAACGTCGGCCTGCTGGCCATCCTGGGGGTGACCTCGATCAGCGTGTACGGCGTCGCCCTCTCCGGCTGGTCCTCCAACAATAAGTACTCGCTGCTGGGCGCGCTGCGCGCCAGCGCCCAGATGGTCAGCTACGAGCTGGCGCTGGGCCTCTCGCTCATCGGCGTGCTGATCCTTTCCGGGTCTCTCAGCCTGCGCGACATCGTGGACAAGCAGGCGGGGCGCGTCTACGGCTTCATTCCCAACTGGAATTTCTTCACCGGCTTTCAATTCGTCGCCTTCTTCATCTACCTGATGGCCGCCTACGCCGAGACCAACCGAACGCCCTTCGATCTGCCTGAAGCCGAAACCGAGCTGGTGGCCGGCTACCACACCGAGTACAGCTCCATGAAGTTCGCCATCTTCTTCATGGCGGAATACGCAAACATGATCACCGTCGGGTGCCTGGCGACCGTCCTCTTCTTCGGCGGCTGGCACGGCCCGGTGCCCTCGTTCACCCCGGCGCTGCTCAAGCCGGTCGTGCCCGTGTTGTGGTTCATGGTGAAGGTGTTCTTCTTCCTGTTTCTTTACATCTGGGTGCGCGGGACGTTGCCGCGCTTCCGTTATGACCAGCTGATGGCATTCGGCTGGAAGGTGCTGCTGCCACTGGCCATCGCCAACGTGGTCGTGACCAGCCTGGTGGTGGCGTTGAGATCGTGATGATCCATCCGGTTCTATTCTTCGTCTTTGCGGCGGTGGCGGTAGCGGGTGCGATCAACCTGCTGGCGCAGAAGCACCCCATCAACAGCGCCCTGTCGCTGATCGTGGTGATGGGCGCGCTGGCGGTGCTCTACCTGCTGCTGGGCGCCGAGTTCGTGGCCGCCATCCAGGTGATCGTGTACGCCGGCGCCGTCATGGTGCTGTTCGTCTTCGTCATCATGCTGCTCAATGCCGGCGAGGAGGAGCACGACGGCGCCGCCAGCCGGGTGGCCAAGATCTTCGGATATCCCGCCGTCGCTTTGGGTGGGGGAGCGCTCATCTACGCGCTGGCCACTCGCGGCGCTCCCGGGATGCAGGTCGAGATCGGGCGCTTTCTGGGCGGCACTCGGCAGGTCGGCCGGCTGCTCTTCCGCGACTTCCTGCTTCCCTTCGAAGTCACCTCGGTGCTGATCCTGATCGCCATCATGGGCGCGGTCGTGCTCGGCCGGAGAGGGGGCGAACAGTAATGGTCCCGGTCCACTATTACCTGGTGCTGAGCGCCATCCTGTTCTCCTGCGGCGTGGTCGGCTTTCTCATCAAGCGCAATATCATCACCATCTTCATGTGTATCGAGCTGATGCTGAACGGAGTGAACCTGGCTTTTGTGGCTTTCGCCTACGAGTGGCACCAGCTCAGCGGGCACGTGTTTGTCTTTTTCGTGATGGTTGTGGCCGCGGCCGAAGCTGCGGTGGGCCTGGCAATCATCATCACTGTCTTCCGCACGCGCGAGACCTTGAACGTCGACCGCGTCAATTTATTGAAGTTGTAAACGGGTTTGTGGTCGTCGTACTCGGTTTTTGGCCGACGACCGACGACTGACGACTGAAATGAATCTGAATCTCTGGCTGATCCCGGTCCTGCCGCTCCTCGGAGCCGCCATCAACGGCCTCTTCGGGCGTCACTTCTCGAAGCGGGTTGTGGCGGCGGTCGGGCTGGTGTTCGTCGCTGCGGCGTTCCTCTGGTCGGTGATCGCGGCGCTGCGTTTCGCCGGCCTGCCCTCCGATCAGACGCCCTACACCGAAGTCCTCGCTGCCTGGATCCAGGCCGGCGATTTCCGCGTGGACTTCGGTTTCATGCTCGACCAGCTCTCCCTGGTCATGAGCTTGGTCGTCACCGGCGTCGGCTTCCTCATTCATATCTACTCGGTCGGCTACATGTGGGAGGAAGGCGGCTTCTACCGTTTCTTCTCCTACATGAACCTGTTCATGTTCTTCATGCTGACCCTGGTGCTGGCGAACAACTACCTGCTGATGTTCGTCGGATGGGAAGGCGTGGGCCTGGCGTCCTACCTGCTCATCGGCTTCTTCTTCCTGCGTGACTCCGCCGCCAGCGCCGGCAAGAAAGCATTCATCGTCAACCGCATCGGAGACTTCGGCTTCCTCATCGCGCTCTTCCTGCTGATCAAGCACTTCGGCTCGCTGAATTACGCGGAGGTGTTCACCGCGGCGGCACGCCTGCCGGTGGAAGCGGCCCCAGGCGTGCTCACCGCCATCGCCATCCTGATGATGGTGGGCGCCGCCGGCAAGTCGGCCCAGGTGCCACTCTACGTCTGGCTCCCCGACGCCATGGAAGGCCCCACCCCGGTCTCGGCGCTGATCCACGCCGCCACCATGGTGACGGCCGGCGTGTACATGGTCTGCCGCTCCAATCCCATCTTCAGCCGCTCGCCCGAAGCGCTGCTGGTGGTGGCCGTCGTCGGCTGTTTCACCGCGTTCTTTGCCGCCACCATTGGCATGGCCCAGACCGACATCAAGCGCGTGCTGGCTTACTCCACCGTCTCCCAGCTCGGATACATGTTCCTGGCCGCCGGCGTCGCCGCCTATTCCGCCGCCATCTTCCACCTCATGACCCACGCCTTCTTCAAGGCGTTGCTCTTCCTGGCCGCCGGTTCAGTGATCCACGGCCTGGGCGGCGAGCAGGACATGCGCAACATGGGCGGCCTCAAGAAGTACATGCCGGTCACTTTCTGGACCATGACCGCTGCCACCTTTGCCATCGCCGGCTTCTTCCCGCTCTCCGGCTTCTTCTCAAAGGACGAGATCCTCTGGCAGGCCTACTCCAGCCCGCACGGACACTGGCTGCTGTGGCTGCTCGGCGTCCTCACCGCCCTGATGACTTCGTTCTACATGTTCCGGCTCTGGTTCCTGACGTTCTTCGGGGAGTATCGCGGCGCTGAAACCGCTGGCCACGCGCATGCGCCTGGTCATCCGGTCTCCGACGAAAAAGCATCCGCCGCGCCGTTGGACGCAGACACGGCCGAGATCCTGGTTCCCGCTGAATTCGAGAAGCTGGTCCTCCACGAAGTGAAGTCGCGCCACGGAACCATTGCCTACTCGGAAAAGAGTGGCGAATCCCTGCTGCTGCGGGCCACGTTTCCTAAAGGCGCAATGATGTACCTGGAACGGGACGTGAAGCACCTCAGCGACGGCAAGGGGACTGCGACCCTCCGTTTCGCCGAAGCGAGTCATCCGCCGAAGGCGGTCTCCGCGCCGCAAGCACATCATGCGCCCCACGAGAGCCCGTGGGTCATGCTCGCCCCGCTGGTGTTGCTGGCTATAGGCAGCGTGGCTGCCGGATGGGTCGGCTGGCCCAAGGCGATCTGGGGCTCGAACCACTTCGAGCACTTCCTCGCACCGGCGTTCCAGCAGGTGGAGCAGGCTGCTGAAGCCCATCCTGAGAGCGCCTCGACCGAGATCGCGTTCATGCTGGTGTCCGTGGCCGCGGCCGCGATGGGCCTCTTCTTCGCCTGGCTGCTCTACTACAAGCGCCGCGACCTCCCGGAGAAGGTCGCCGCACACCTCGGCGGCCTCTACGACGCGGTCCGCAACAAGTACTACGTGGACGAGGGCTATCAGGCGCTGTTCGTCTGGCCGCTGATCGAGGGCTCGCGCCAGCTTCTGTGGCGCGCGATTGACGTCGGTATGATCGACAAGACGGTGAATGAAGCCGCCGACGGCGCGCGCGCTCTCTCCGGCGAGGTCCGCACGATGCAGTCGGGCAACATCCGCTCCTACGCCGGCTGGGTCGCCGCCGGCGCCGCCCTGGCCCTGCTCTACATGCTCTGGCGAGGTGTCCGATGAGCCCGCACGCTCTGAACCCGCTCATCCTCAGCCTGGTCACCTTTGTGCCCGCTCTCGGCGCGCTGTTCCTGGTGTTCTTCCCCCGGCGCGACAGCAGCATCCGCTCCTTCGCCCTCATCATCGCCCTAGTGGACTTCATCCTCTCCCTGCATCTCCCCATCTACTTCGACAACGCCAAGCCGGGCTTCCAGTTCGACGTAAACATTCCCTGGATCTCCTCGCCCAACATCCACTACCACCTGGGCGTGGACGGCATCTCGCTCTGGCTGGTCGTCTTGACCACTTTCCTGGTGCCCCTGGGCGTGCTGGTCTCCTGGAAGTCGGTGCATGACCGGGTGAAGGAATTCTTCATCCTCTTCCTGCTGCTCGAGACGGCGATGATCGGCGTCTTCGTCAGCCTCGACCTCTTCTTCTTCTACTTCTTCTGGGAAGCCTCGCTCATCCCGATGGCCCTGCTGATCGGCATGTACGGCCACGAACGGCGCGTCTATGCCGCGGTGAAGTTCTTCCTGTTCACCATGGTGGCTTCGGTGTTCATGCTGGCCGCCATCATCTGGCTGTACGCCCAGACCGGCTCCTTCGATTACCTGGTGATCCAGCAGGCGCTGCGCACCGAGCAGATCGCCAACATCACGACTGCCGGCGAGTGGCTCTTCCTCGGCTTCTTTGTCGCCTTCGCGGTGAAGGTGCCTCTGTTCCCGCTGCACACCTGGCTGCCCGACGCCCACGTCGAGGCCCCCACCGCCGGCTCCGTCCTGCTGGCCGGTGTCCTGCTCAAGATGGGCACCTACGGCCTGCTGCGCTTCAACGTCGGGCTCTTCCCCGCCCAGTCGCGGGAGCACGCTCCCTGGATCGTCACCCTGGCCATCATCGGGATCATCTACGGCGCGCTGGTCGCGATGGTGCAGCCCAACCTGAAGAAGCTGATCGCCTACTCCTCGGTCAGCCACCTGGGTTTCGTCGTGCTCGGCATCTTCACCTTCACCCAGGCGGGCGTGGACGGCGCCGTGTACCAGATGCTGAGCCACGGCGTCTCCACCGGCGCGCTCTTCATGCTGGCCGGAATGCTCTATGAGCGCCGCCACACCTACGAGATCACCGATTTCGGCGGCCTCGCCACCCCCATGCCCGTCTATGCCACCTTCTTCCTGGTGATCACTCTCTCCTCGGTCGGCTTGCCTATGCTGAACGGCTTCATCGGGGAATTCCTGGTACTGAGCGGCGCCTTCCGCGCCAAGGCCATCTACGGCATCCTCGCGGCCTCAGGGGTCGTCTGGAGCGCCTGCTATCTGTTCTGGATGTACCAGCGGGTCTTTTTCGGCACCGTGAAGCTCGACGCGAACCGCACCGTGCCTGACATCGACATCCGCGAGCGCATCGCCCTCTGGCCCACGGCCGTGGCCGCCCTCATCATGGGCATTGCCCCGCCGGTCTGGTTCGCTTCCATCGATCCCGCAGTGCGCATCGCCCTCGGGCCGCTCGCCCAGGAGCTGGGAAGGCTGGTGGGCCCATGATCCCGACCGAAGACTACATCCGCCTCCTGCCCGAGATCGTGCTCACCGTCTTCGGCGTCATCGTGATGCTCGCCGAGCCCTTGCTGGGCCCGCGCGCATCGCGCAAGCCCCTGGGCATCGTGGCCCTCGCCGGGACGCTCGCGGCCCTGGCCGCCACCGTCCTGCAGGCCGACAATCAGGGCCTCGCCTTCTTCTCCCTGGTACTGGTGGACGATTTCAGCGTCTTCTTCCACTTCGTCATCGAACTG is part of the Terriglobales bacterium genome and harbors:
- the nuoH gene encoding NADH-quinone oxidoreductase subunit NuoH — its product is MDYPDIATFLIVSVVKIAIVIVVLLTAVAYTVWLERKLVGHIQNRWGPSRVGPFGLLQPLADGLKLILKEDLTPPHVYRPIYILAPILSLTLALTSISLIPFGNFLHIGKNITTPLQISDINVGLLAILGVTSISVYGVALSGWSSNNKYSLLGALRASAQMVSYELALGLSLIGVLILSGSLSLRDIVDKQAGRVYGFIPNWNFFTGFQFVAFFIYLMAAYAETNRTPFDLPEAETELVAGYHTEYSSMKFAIFFMAEYANMITVGCLATVLFFGGWHGPVPSFTPALLKPVVPVLWFMVKVFFFLFLYIWVRGTLPRFRYDQLMAFGWKVLLPLAIANVVVTSLVVALRS
- a CDS encoding NADH-quinone oxidoreductase subunit J — its product is MIHPVLFFVFAAVAVAGAINLLAQKHPINSALSLIVVMGALAVLYLLLGAEFVAAIQVIVYAGAVMVLFVFVIMLLNAGEEEHDGAASRVAKIFGYPAVALGGGALIYALATRGAPGMQVEIGRFLGGTRQVGRLLFRDFLLPFEVTSVLILIAIMGAVVLGRRGGEQ
- the nuoK gene encoding NADH-quinone oxidoreductase subunit NuoK, which codes for MVPVHYYLVLSAILFSCGVVGFLIKRNIITIFMCIELMLNGVNLAFVAFAYEWHQLSGHVFVFFVMVVAAAEAAVGLAIIITVFRTRETLNVDRVNLLKL
- the nuoL gene encoding NADH-quinone oxidoreductase subunit L, with the protein product MNLNLWLIPVLPLLGAAINGLFGRHFSKRVVAAVGLVFVAAAFLWSVIAALRFAGLPSDQTPYTEVLAAWIQAGDFRVDFGFMLDQLSLVMSLVVTGVGFLIHIYSVGYMWEEGGFYRFFSYMNLFMFFMLTLVLANNYLLMFVGWEGVGLASYLLIGFFFLRDSAASAGKKAFIVNRIGDFGFLIALFLLIKHFGSLNYAEVFTAAARLPVEAAPGVLTAIAILMMVGAAGKSAQVPLYVWLPDAMEGPTPVSALIHAATMVTAGVYMVCRSNPIFSRSPEALLVVAVVGCFTAFFAATIGMAQTDIKRVLAYSTVSQLGYMFLAAGVAAYSAAIFHLMTHAFFKALLFLAAGSVIHGLGGEQDMRNMGGLKKYMPVTFWTMTAATFAIAGFFPLSGFFSKDEILWQAYSSPHGHWLLWLLGVLTALMTSFYMFRLWFLTFFGEYRGAETAGHAHAPGHPVSDEKASAAPLDADTAEILVPAEFEKLVLHEVKSRHGTIAYSEKSGESLLLRATFPKGAMMYLERDVKHLSDGKGTATLRFAEASHPPKAVSAPQAHHAPHESPWVMLAPLVLLAIGSVAAGWVGWPKAIWGSNHFEHFLAPAFQQVEQAAEAHPESASTEIAFMLVSVAAAAMGLFFAWLLYYKRRDLPEKVAAHLGGLYDAVRNKYYVDEGYQALFVWPLIEGSRQLLWRAIDVGMIDKTVNEAADGARALSGEVRTMQSGNIRSYAGWVAAGAALALLYMLWRGVR
- a CDS encoding NADH-quinone oxidoreductase subunit M; this translates as MSPHALNPLILSLVTFVPALGALFLVFFPRRDSSIRSFALIIALVDFILSLHLPIYFDNAKPGFQFDVNIPWISSPNIHYHLGVDGISLWLVVLTTFLVPLGVLVSWKSVHDRVKEFFILFLLLETAMIGVFVSLDLFFFYFFWEASLIPMALLIGMYGHERRVYAAVKFFLFTMVASVFMLAAIIWLYAQTGSFDYLVIQQALRTEQIANITTAGEWLFLGFFVAFAVKVPLFPLHTWLPDAHVEAPTAGSVLLAGVLLKMGTYGLLRFNVGLFPAQSREHAPWIVTLAIIGIIYGALVAMVQPNLKKLIAYSSVSHLGFVVLGIFTFTQAGVDGAVYQMLSHGVSTGALFMLAGMLYERRHTYEITDFGGLATPMPVYATFFLVITLSSVGLPMLNGFIGEFLVLSGAFRAKAIYGILAASGVVWSACYLFWMYQRVFFGTVKLDANRTVPDIDIRERIALWPTAVAALIMGIAPPVWFASIDPAVRIALGPLAQELGRLVGP